Proteins encoded by one window of Candidatus Bathyarchaeota archaeon:
- a CDS encoding Lrp/AsnC ligand binding domain-containing protein gives MPSAFVLINTEIGAESEVLKLLKGIEGVEEAHAVYGVYDIVAKVKAETMDKLKEIVTWNIRRLDKVRSTLTMIVIEESS, from the coding sequence ATGCCATCAGCTTTCGTGCTTATAAACACGGAGATTGGTGCTGAAAGCGAAGTGCTGAAACTGCTAAAAGGTATTGAGGGTGTTGAAGAGGCTCATGCAGTCTACGGTGTCTATGACATAGTTGCAAAAGTGAAAGCCGAAACCATGGATAAACTTAAGGAAATAGTCACATGGAACATTAGAAGACTTGACAAGGTTAGGTCAACTCTAACAATGATAGTAATAGAGGAATCATCATAA
- a CDS encoding DUF1743 domain-containing protein: MLNLHIGIDDTDSPRMGCTTYVAALLVEKLNDLGARFADYPNLVRLNPNVPWKTRGNGALCLRIQLKESLLDKVKELTIDTVEENADLEYEGTDPGIVFFTGREIPEELKIFAKNTIQGVVKFETALKLIKKFKAEAFGFKKCRGIIGALAAVGETLDGDHTYEIIAYRKPENCGKPRKLDVESVYEMDEATKPYTFNNVDPNTGRILITPRGPDPILYGIRGETPEIVKKAHEMVKALEPIERWVIFRTNHGTDAHLRRVESISQIKPYYPVIAKGTVSKPPRIVPRRHVIFAVKDETGEIDCAAYEPTGNLRKVARKLMVGDLVEVYGGVRPPSERNPVTVNLEKLKILKLAPHVSFSNPICPKCGKRMKSMGDGKGFRCKKCGFRSKELKKVAFVKERDLKEGIYVSDPRSERHLTKPLQRYGMEKSKAEVVLIDGWYGL, translated from the coding sequence ATGTTAAATCTGCACATTGGAATAGACGACACAGATTCTCCGAGAATGGGATGCACAACTTACGTGGCTGCTCTTCTAGTGGAAAAACTAAACGATTTAGGTGCAAGGTTCGCAGATTACCCAAACTTGGTGAGGTTAAATCCGAACGTTCCTTGGAAAACAAGGGGGAATGGGGCATTATGTCTTAGAATACAACTTAAAGAAAGCCTATTAGACAAAGTGAAGGAACTAACGATAGATACCGTCGAAGAAAATGCGGATTTAGAATATGAAGGAACAGACCCAGGCATTGTTTTCTTTACCGGCAGAGAAATTCCAGAAGAACTGAAAATTTTTGCAAAAAACACAATTCAAGGTGTTGTTAAGTTTGAAACGGCTTTAAAACTGATTAAAAAATTTAAGGCTGAAGCTTTTGGCTTCAAAAAGTGTAGGGGAATAATCGGTGCCTTAGCAGCAGTAGGTGAGACACTGGATGGAGACCATACTTATGAGATTATAGCTTACAGAAAGCCTGAAAATTGCGGGAAACCGAGGAAATTAGATGTTGAATCTGTGTATGAAATGGATGAGGCTACTAAACCCTACACATTTAACAATGTTGACCCCAACACGGGAAGGATATTAATAACTCCTCGTGGGCCGGACCCCATTCTTTACGGAATTAGAGGTGAAACACCAGAAATAGTTAAGAAAGCTCATGAAATGGTTAAGGCATTGGAGCCTATTGAACGCTGGGTCATATTTAGAACAAATCACGGTACAGACGCCCATTTGCGTAGAGTAGAGAGTATAAGTCAGATTAAACCTTATTACCCGGTTATCGCCAAGGGAACAGTTAGCAAACCTCCACGGATTGTACCCCGCAGACACGTAATTTTCGCGGTAAAGGATGAAACTGGAGAAATTGACTGTGCAGCATATGAGCCGACTGGGAACCTTAGGAAAGTAGCGAGAAAACTCATGGTTGGCGATTTAGTTGAGGTTTATGGGGGAGTTCGCCCTCCGTCCGAGAGGAATCCCGTAACAGTTAATTTGGAAAAACTTAAGATTTTGAAGTTGGCTCCGCATGTTAGCTTTTCTAATCCTATTTGTCCAAAATGCGGGAAAAGGATGAAGTCTATGGGGGATGGTAAGGGTTTTAGATGTAAGAAATGTGGTTTTCGTTCTAAGGAGTTGAAGAAGGTTGCTTTTGTGAAGGAGAGGGATTTAAAGGAGGGAATTTATGTTTCTGATCCTAGGTCTGAGAGGCATTTAACTAAGCCTCTTCAACGTTACGGTATGGAGAAGAGTAAAGCTGAAGTTGTTTTAATTGATGGTTGGTACGGCCTATAG
- a CDS encoding DUF367 family protein yields MRIVVYHAGQCDPKKCTALKLKRHGLIEIVRRIKLLPKGAIVLNPLAEKAFSPEDKARIERYGLCALDCSWEKAQKILESSLKMRKYSRCLPYLVAANPVNYGVPTKLSTVEALSAALYIAGFKEEAKRLITIFKWGKVFLELNEKLLEEYVAARSSSEILTLQRKYFDEILKKKGNG; encoded by the coding sequence TTGAGAATAGTTGTATATCACGCTGGCCAATGCGACCCTAAAAAATGCACGGCGTTAAAGCTAAAACGTCACGGTCTAATTGAAATAGTTAGAAGAATAAAGCTTCTGCCAAAAGGAGCCATAGTTCTCAACCCGCTTGCCGAAAAAGCCTTTTCACCAGAAGACAAAGCAAGAATCGAAAGATACGGCCTCTGTGCCTTAGACTGCAGCTGGGAGAAAGCCCAGAAAATACTTGAATCAAGCCTTAAAATGAGAAAGTATTCAAGGTGTCTACCATACTTGGTTGCGGCGAATCCAGTAAATTATGGAGTACCAACTAAGCTTAGCACGGTTGAAGCGTTGTCAGCCGCTCTTTACATAGCTGGCTTCAAAGAAGAAGCAAAACGCTTAATTACCATATTTAAATGGGGAAAAGTCTTCCTAGAGTTAAATGAAAAACTTTTAGAGGAATATGTAGCTGCAAGGAGTAGCAGTGAAATATTAACTTTACAGAGAAAATATTTTGATGAAATCCTCAAAAAGAAGGGAAATGGTTAA
- a CDS encoding NAD(P)H-hydrate dehydratase, whose translation MLEGNKVQNITSREMKALELNSEYYGVSRLQLMENAGKSIADEISARFNPETSRILILCGLGGNGGDGFVAARHLSNRGFKVTVMIAGKAANIRDECARKNLEALRNLRDKIEILEIYDSSIIPNLNADVIVDALLGIGLKGHLRPPILQFVKKINETKAFKVAVDIPTGIDSDTGQVLEEAVKADLTITFHKAKPGLLVAKEHVGEIIVKDIGLPIEFEYYAGPGDVSAIVKPRPSNSHKGDFGRLLIIGGSETYSGAPALVALAALRTGVDLTYIAAPEKTAYSISSFSPNLITIKLEGNNLNLKNVPVIGREMEKATAIVLGPGLGLHPETISAVKEIVRISEKLKKPLILDADGLKAFAEEKRKLGTPSVLTPHAGEFKLLSGHELPQELKERAEKVRKTAAELNATILLKGHIDIISDGERLKFNFTGNPAMTVGGTGDVLSGIVGALLAQGITPFEAAVAGAFVNGAAGDFAYNEKGFHIVSTDLLKWIPKVFNDPMSHLEVKGKVSRI comes from the coding sequence ATGTTGGAAGGGAACAAAGTGCAAAATATCACAAGCCGAGAAATGAAAGCGTTAGAACTGAACTCTGAATACTACGGGGTTTCTAGGTTACAATTAATGGAGAACGCTGGAAAAAGCATTGCAGACGAAATTTCTGCAAGATTCAATCCAGAAACATCCAGAATTCTCATTTTATGCGGGCTAGGCGGAAACGGGGGAGACGGATTTGTAGCCGCCCGCCATCTATCAAATAGAGGCTTCAAAGTAACAGTTATGATTGCTGGAAAGGCTGCAAATATCAGAGATGAGTGCGCCAGAAAAAATTTGGAAGCTTTACGAAATCTAAGGGATAAAATAGAGATTCTGGAAATTTATGATTCATCCATAATTCCCAACCTTAACGCAGATGTAATCGTAGATGCTCTCCTTGGAATAGGGCTAAAAGGCCATCTTAGACCACCTATTCTGCAATTTGTGAAAAAAATTAACGAGACTAAAGCGTTTAAGGTGGCTGTAGACATACCCACTGGAATAGATTCTGACACTGGACAAGTTTTGGAAGAAGCTGTAAAAGCCGACTTAACCATAACCTTTCATAAAGCTAAACCCGGCCTACTTGTTGCCAAAGAACATGTAGGCGAAATAATTGTGAAAGACATCGGACTACCTATCGAATTTGAATATTATGCTGGGCCAGGCGATGTCTCAGCAATTGTGAAACCGCGGCCTTCTAACTCTCATAAGGGAGACTTCGGCCGTCTACTCATAATTGGAGGAAGCGAAACCTACTCAGGGGCTCCCGCATTAGTTGCACTGGCAGCACTAAGAACTGGAGTGGACCTAACCTACATAGCAGCCCCTGAAAAAACGGCTTATTCAATTTCCTCATTTTCACCAAATTTGATAACAATAAAACTGGAGGGAAACAATCTAAACCTCAAGAATGTTCCGGTGATAGGGAGGGAAATGGAAAAGGCGACAGCCATAGTATTGGGGCCTGGACTTGGTCTTCATCCAGAAACAATTTCAGCTGTAAAAGAAATCGTTAGAATATCTGAAAAATTGAAAAAACCCCTTATTTTAGATGCAGACGGACTAAAAGCCTTCGCCGAGGAAAAGAGGAAACTGGGAACCCCGTCAGTTTTAACCCCTCATGCCGGAGAGTTTAAACTTCTTTCTGGACACGAGTTACCTCAAGAGCTTAAAGAAAGAGCGGAAAAAGTTAGGAAAACAGCTGCAGAATTAAATGCTACCATCCTCCTGAAAGGTCACATAGACATAATTTCAGACGGTGAAAGACTAAAATTCAACTTCACCGGAAACCCGGCCATGACGGTTGGCGGAACAGGAGATGTTCTATCAGGGATTGTGGGCGCCCTTCTGGCTCAAGGAATCACTCCCTTTGAAGCAGCCGTTGCAGGAGCCTTCGTTAACGGAGCTGCAGGCGACTTCGCCTACAATGAAAAAGGATTCCACATAGTCTCTACAGATCTCTTAAAATGGATTCCGAAGGTTTTCAATGATCCAATGAGCCATTTGGAAGTGAAAGGTAAAGTGAGTAGAATTTGA
- a CDS encoding endonuclease III: protein MQSEVERANKILNVLRENFALPKWVSSRSSDFETLIVTVISQNTADRNTARAFENLSKKFPITPEALSKAPLSEIEESLKVAGLYRNKARTIKRLAKIVMENFGGALNFIHELPFEEARRTLLELPGIGPKTADVLLLFRAKKPTIPIDTHIKRVSKRLGFAPKDADYEEIREKLQALYSPKDYFDVHILLIMLGRKYCKARKPNCKGCPINDLCPKYREA from the coding sequence ATGCAGTCTGAGGTTGAAAGAGCCAATAAGATACTAAATGTGCTACGTGAAAATTTCGCCCTTCCAAAGTGGGTCTCTTCAAGAAGTAGCGATTTTGAAACGTTAATCGTTACTGTTATTTCCCAGAACACTGCCGACCGCAACACCGCTCGTGCCTTCGAAAATTTATCGAAGAAATTTCCAATAACCCCCGAAGCCCTTTCGAAAGCTCCACTCTCAGAAATTGAAGAATCATTGAAAGTGGCGGGGCTTTACCGAAACAAGGCTCGAACAATAAAAAGACTTGCAAAGATAGTCATGGAGAATTTTGGGGGAGCGCTCAATTTTATACATGAGTTGCCATTTGAAGAAGCCCGCAGAACTCTCCTAGAATTGCCTGGAATAGGGCCGAAGACAGCTGATGTTCTTCTGTTGTTTAGAGCTAAAAAACCAACTATACCGATTGATACTCATATTAAGCGGGTTTCAAAAAGACTTGGTTTTGCGCCGAAAGACGCTGATTATGAGGAAATTAGAGAAAAACTTCAAGCTTTATACAGTCCCAAAGACTATTTTGACGTTCACATTCTTCTAATAATGCTCGGTAGAAAATACTGTAAGGCCAGAAAACCGAACTGTAAAGGCTGCCCAATCAATGATTTATGTCCAAAGTATAGAGAGGCCTAA
- a CDS encoding DNA repair helicase — translation MLEIPKMAAEYFPYKSVRPFQDEFIQAVYGAVSEGKSILIEGSNGLGKTVSALSACLPVAKEKNLRILYLAKTHRQHDRVIEELKAISRKQPVSGISIRGRSEMCLHPFVLRHARDTRSVMEICRLLRARKECPYYAKIEEEFNSCAELLYELSNETLKASEILKICKSQGFCPYEFTKLMLEEVDVIALSYLYIFDPLIRSVFFKKLETPMERFILIVDEAHNLPDTAIEIASDELSLFTIRQGEREAKEQGYEDAAVFCKKLHKIVERIAESVKDEAQLPPKFFLDLLKTKADVSQPLTFFEELLSLGEIIRHNLLAKGKYPRSYIRRIAEFLIKWMETSEDPSFTHVISKYQTKAGKTSAKLEIVALDPAKITEPVFSTVYASVVMSGTLEPLEAYMQVTSMPKQTVLHAVSSPFPHEHILALVCRGVTTAMQKRTDEMYRKLALRIAEVARFTPANVGVFTASFDVLEGILAAGVEDLIEKPLFYERKGMRSKDNEQLIKRFKDYSKKGGAVLLGVQGGRSSEGVDYPGDSMNAVVIVGVPYAEPTPRVKSQVRYYESRFPGKGREYGYILPALKKASQAAGRPIRTLDDKGAIIFLDYRFATIYCQRFLPNWIRRNIKTLPDEDGRIAKELMLFFGFPTTGRN, via the coding sequence ATGCTTGAAATCCCGAAAATGGCTGCTGAGTACTTCCCTTACAAGTCTGTTAGGCCGTTTCAAGACGAGTTCATACAGGCGGTTTACGGGGCTGTATCTGAAGGGAAGAGCATTTTAATTGAAGGAAGCAATGGGTTAGGAAAAACTGTATCGGCGCTTTCTGCGTGTCTCCCAGTTGCCAAGGAAAAAAACTTACGTATCCTTTATTTGGCTAAAACCCATAGGCAGCATGACCGTGTAATAGAAGAGTTAAAGGCAATATCGAGGAAACAGCCAGTTTCAGGGATTTCCATACGTGGACGAAGCGAAATGTGTCTACATCCGTTTGTTTTGAGACATGCAAGGGATACACGTTCAGTAATGGAAATATGCAGATTGTTAAGGGCGAGAAAAGAATGCCCATATTATGCGAAAATTGAGGAGGAATTCAACTCTTGCGCTGAACTTCTCTACGAATTATCTAATGAAACTTTAAAAGCAAGTGAAATCCTCAAAATATGCAAGTCTCAAGGATTTTGTCCATATGAATTCACAAAACTTATGCTGGAAGAGGTTGATGTTATCGCCTTAAGTTATCTCTACATATTTGACCCGTTGATAAGAAGTGTTTTCTTCAAAAAATTAGAAACTCCCATGGAAAGGTTCATTTTAATCGTTGACGAAGCCCATAACCTTCCAGACACAGCTATAGAAATCGCAAGCGACGAACTTTCCCTTTTCACAATTAGGCAAGGTGAAAGGGAAGCGAAGGAGCAAGGCTACGAGGATGCTGCAGTTTTCTGCAAAAAACTACATAAAATTGTTGAGAGAATAGCCGAATCAGTAAAAGATGAAGCTCAATTGCCGCCAAAATTCTTTTTAGACCTATTAAAGACAAAGGCAGATGTTTCTCAGCCCCTAACATTTTTTGAGGAGCTTTTAAGTCTAGGCGAGATAATTCGCCATAACCTTCTGGCAAAAGGGAAGTATCCCCGCTCATATATCCGCAGAATAGCCGAATTTCTCATAAAATGGATGGAAACAAGCGAAGACCCATCCTTTACACATGTTATAAGTAAGTATCAGACAAAAGCGGGAAAAACTTCGGCTAAGCTTGAAATCGTGGCTTTAGACCCGGCAAAGATAACTGAACCTGTTTTCTCCACAGTTTATGCAAGCGTTGTCATGTCAGGGACCTTGGAACCTTTAGAAGCTTACATGCAAGTGACATCAATGCCCAAACAAACAGTTTTACATGCGGTTTCCTCACCTTTTCCACATGAGCATATACTAGCACTTGTCTGTAGAGGAGTAACGACGGCTATGCAAAAGCGAACAGATGAAATGTACCGGAAACTAGCGTTAAGAATAGCTGAAGTTGCAAGGTTCACACCAGCCAACGTAGGAGTTTTCACCGCCTCCTTCGACGTTCTAGAAGGAATACTCGCCGCCGGAGTAGAGGATTTAATTGAAAAACCACTATTTTATGAAAGGAAAGGAATGAGATCGAAGGATAATGAACAACTCATTAAACGGTTTAAAGACTACTCGAAAAAGGGAGGAGCAGTTTTGCTCGGTGTTCAAGGCGGTCGGTCAAGCGAAGGGGTTGATTATCCCGGTGATAGTATGAACGCTGTTGTTATAGTCGGCGTTCCCTACGCAGAGCCAACTCCAAGAGTAAAGTCTCAAGTGAGATATTATGAGAGCCGTTTTCCAGGGAAAGGCAGAGAATACGGCTATATCCTTCCAGCGTTAAAAAAGGCATCACAAGCCGCCGGGAGACCCATAAGGACCCTCGACGATAAAGGGGCAATAATATTCTTGGACTACCGCTTTGCCACAATCTACTGTCAGAGGTTCCTTCCAAACTGGATTAGGAGAAATATCAAGACACTTCCGGACGAAGATGGGAGAATAGCAAAAGAGTTGATGCTTTTCTTCGGTTTTCCAACAACAGGTCGTAATTAG
- a CDS encoding S8 family serine peptidase — translation MNYVALGLFRGKHASLMLISLLMISSFAFAIPMTANMSLSANYGKISHKLLSLIETEGNAPINVLISTVSNDYSSVITDIQRLGGEVRRQFQYVNALAASVPADKILALAENENILKIYYDEPRTLAGVIPPVPELDVKPETASAYLSGFETIVATPEVIAELQPCNYWNPVAMGAEPVWEIGDYGQGTLVVIIDTGLWAGHFLFAGTSIIGGVDLSPDVGTEYEGWNRTDNHWHGTHVAGIIASTGGIIVNETDLLVQSIELYTGQELPSAEPYGYPGCKIIWLLGMAPFADLFAIKVFPHTGEGVPESYVLAGMEYALNMKLEQGYDVDVISMSLGGPTLFDGRDVEDQLVDTITSYGITVVAAAGNEGPAPMTVGSPGSANTAITVGAAATPVQTRVFWDQQYEQLGIGYYLFTSETPQIYAFSSRGPTSDGRLKPTLAATGIFVLSAYHEPGLPQAIAWASGTSMATPAVSGAVALLNTYAESYIPDATPEDYKQALQNGAVWLEGYNEYDQGAGFLNAWNALVALTEDTSIGDVAEPLPPCDWLEDISNIPIFSAGTYETDIIDLPPGHKKDFIFRVTHLTGSIELEITNVELGVDLGLNSLEVYIQSAKRTTYAYFIDSANVWGDASFLITDYETTWSGEVTGVYMDDLTRLAPIEPGYVKIVIENDWTSYDNISCHIKITVKHQRWQPGLYKYVILTGKIAEGENTGWIEIEVPKRAVSAEITLFWLRDWSVYPTSDLDLIVYWNEGYNFDGATLNSPERVILENPKTLSVLIDGYSIYAENEPYVLIIKFTLKCNYRLWFNMR, via the coding sequence ATGAATTATGTCGCTTTGGGCCTCTTTAGGGGAAAACATGCATCTCTAATGCTGATTTCACTGCTTATGATTTCCTCCTTTGCCTTTGCCATTCCCATGACAGCCAACATGTCGCTTTCGGCTAACTACGGGAAAATTTCGCATAAACTACTTAGCCTAATAGAAACTGAGGGTAACGCTCCTATTAACGTACTGATTAGCACTGTTTCAAACGACTACAGTAGTGTTATAACGGATATTCAAAGGTTAGGCGGAGAGGTTAGAAGACAATTCCAGTATGTTAATGCTTTGGCAGCGTCTGTTCCTGCCGACAAAATTTTAGCCTTGGCTGAAAATGAGAATATACTGAAAATTTACTATGATGAGCCGCGAACTTTAGCTGGAGTTATTCCTCCAGTGCCAGAGCTTGACGTGAAGCCCGAAACCGCTTCTGCTTACTTAAGCGGTTTCGAAACTATCGTTGCAACGCCGGAAGTTATTGCTGAATTGCAGCCGTGCAACTACTGGAACCCCGTAGCCATGGGCGCTGAACCAGTATGGGAAATCGGCGACTATGGTCAAGGAACATTGGTAGTAATTATTGATACAGGTCTGTGGGCGGGTCACTTCTTGTTTGCTGGCACTTCCATAATTGGCGGCGTTGACCTAAGCCCAGATGTAGGCACAGAATATGAGGGATGGAACAGAACAGACAACCACTGGCACGGCACACACGTAGCAGGAATAATCGCAAGTACAGGCGGAATAATAGTAAATGAAACTGATTTGCTTGTCCAGAGCATTGAATTGTACACCGGGCAGGAATTGCCTTCCGCCGAGCCCTATGGCTATCCAGGCTGTAAAATAATCTGGTTGCTGGGTATGGCGCCGTTCGCCGATTTATTCGCCATAAAAGTATTTCCGCATACCGGAGAGGGTGTTCCAGAATCCTACGTCCTCGCGGGAATGGAGTATGCGCTAAACATGAAGCTTGAGCAGGGATATGACGTTGACGTTATAAGCATGAGCCTCGGCGGTCCAACCCTGTTTGATGGAAGAGACGTAGAAGACCAGTTGGTTGATACCATAACATCCTACGGAATAACAGTGGTAGCTGCCGCTGGAAACGAAGGTCCAGCTCCGATGACCGTTGGCAGTCCAGGTTCTGCAAATACCGCAATAACTGTTGGGGCTGCCGCAACTCCTGTGCAAACACGAGTCTTTTGGGATCAACAGTATGAACAACTTGGAATTGGTTACTATCTGTTTACAAGTGAAACGCCTCAAATCTACGCCTTTAGCAGTCGCGGACCAACATCAGATGGTCGTTTGAAACCAACATTGGCAGCTACAGGCATCTTTGTGTTATCGGCTTATCATGAACCAGGGCTTCCGCAAGCCATAGCTTGGGCTTCCGGCACTTCGATGGCTACCCCCGCAGTTTCAGGCGCTGTTGCCCTCTTAAACACTTACGCAGAATCCTATATTCCAGACGCTACGCCAGAGGACTACAAACAAGCACTACAGAACGGTGCCGTATGGCTGGAAGGTTATAATGAATACGATCAAGGAGCAGGCTTCCTAAACGCTTGGAATGCGCTTGTCGCCTTAACGGAGGATACTTCGATCGGCGATGTGGCAGAGCCTCTACCTCCATGCGACTGGCTTGAAGATATAAGCAACATACCAATCTTTAGCGCCGGAACCTATGAAACAGACATCATTGACTTGCCGCCGGGCCACAAGAAAGACTTCATATTCAGAGTAACCCACCTAACAGGCTCAATAGAACTTGAAATAACTAACGTAGAATTGGGCGTTGATCTAGGCTTAAACAGCCTCGAAGTCTACATTCAAAGCGCCAAAAGGACAACTTACGCCTACTTCATAGACAGCGCCAACGTTTGGGGCGACGCCTCATTCCTAATCACCGACTATGAAACCACATGGTCAGGAGAAGTAACAGGCGTCTACATGGATGATCTAACCCGTTTGGCGCCCATAGAGCCAGGCTACGTCAAAATAGTAATAGAAAATGACTGGACAAGCTACGATAACATTTCATGCCACATCAAAATTACAGTAAAACATCAACGATGGCAGCCCGGCCTCTACAAATACGTAATATTAACGGGCAAAATCGCTGAAGGCGAAAACACTGGATGGATAGAAATTGAAGTGCCGAAAAGAGCGGTCTCCGCAGAAATCACCCTATTCTGGCTGAGAGACTGGAGCGTATACCCAACATCCGATCTCGATTTAATCGTTTATTGGAACGAAGGATACAACTTTGACGGTGCAACGTTAAACTCGCCAGAACGCGTGATACTAGAAAATCCAAAAACGCTCTCTGTGCTAATAGATGGCTATTCAATATATGCAGAAAATGAACCCTATGTGCTGATCATAAAATTCACTCTGAAATGCAACTATAGGCTTTGGTTCAACATGCGCTAG